A single region of the Raphanus sativus cultivar WK10039 chromosome 1, ASM80110v3, whole genome shotgun sequence genome encodes:
- the LOC108852785 gene encoding uncharacterized protein LOC108852785, with the protein MGICVSFHRRRDSNSPPTVKIVSVNGDLREYHVPVLASQVLEAESAAASSSSSSSRPSSYFLSDSDSLLYDDFIPAIKLEEPLQAEQIYFVLPVSKRQNRLTASDMAALAVKASVAIQNSVGGKESRSRRNKKVRISPIMMLTQQPDDNGAAVNGKASESSTVRKGRPLLNKTAPFKASSGGYNRSGSVRSLRRYTSNRAKLAVRSFRLKLSTIYEGTVV; encoded by the coding sequence ATGGGAATCTGTGTGTCCTTTCACCGGAGAAGAGACTCCAACTCTCCCCCGACGGTGAAGATCGTCTCTGTCAACGGCGATCTCCGGGAATACCACGTTCCGGTGCTAGCTTCTCAGGTCCTGGAAGCAGAATCAGCTGCCGCttcgtcgtcgtcttcttcctccAGACCTTCCTCCTACTTCCTCTCCGATTCGGACTCTCTCCTCTACGACGACTTCATACCGGCGATCAAGCTCGAAGAGCCGCTCCAGGCCGAGCAGATCTACTTCGTTCTTCCCGTCTCTAAACGGCAGAACCGTCTAACGGCGTCGGACATGGCGGCTCTCGCCGTTAAAGCGAGCGTCGCGATACAGAACTCCGTGGGCGGGAAAGAGTCTCGCAGCAGGCGTAACAAGAAAGTTAGAATCTCTCCGATCATGATGCTGACTCAGCAGCCTGACGATAACGGTGCCGCTGTTAACGGAAAAGCAAGCGAATCGTCGACGGTTCGTAAGGGGAGGCCGTTACTGAATAAAACGGCTCCGTTCAAGGCTTCGAGCGGCGGTTATAACCGGTCCGGTTCGGTACGTAGCTTGAGGAGATATACTTCTAACCGAGCAAAGTTGGCGGTTCGATCCTTTAGGCTCAAACTTTCGACGATCTACGAAGGCACCGTGGTGTAG
- the LOC108856203 gene encoding uncharacterized protein LOC108856203: MIKIRNEESPEKDVDRCGGSLRRRLFCFVENPMNRASQYRSSLKLQIKVDDKTGSNLRCLLKTFGCGSAMASSSVTIKWVKVKAIKEILTIMNTSFVQGLPRRPETHYHHLLFNRFCNHYKWNKQGRFVCG, translated from the exons ATGATTAAGATCCGTAACG AGGAATCGCCAGAAAAAGATGTAGACAGATGTGGCGGAAGCCTTAGACGTCGTTTATTTTGTTTCGTCGAGAACCCCATGAACCGGGCCAGCCAGTACCGGTCATCTCTGAAGCTTCAGATTAAGGTCGATGATAAGACCGGTTCAAATCTCCGATGCTTGCTTAAGACCTTTGGGTGTGGCTCCGCTATGGCTTCTTCATCTGTCA CCATCAAATGGGTGAAAGTCAAAGCTATCAAGGAAATCCTGACCATTATGAACAC ATCTTTTGTACAAGGATTACCAAGGAGACCAGAAACTCACTATCACCACTTACTCTTCAACCGGTTTT GCAATCACTACAAGTGGAACAAACAGGGGAGATTTGTTTGTGGGTAG